A single region of the Bicyclus anynana chromosome 14, ilBicAnyn1.1, whole genome shotgun sequence genome encodes:
- the LOC112044463 gene encoding sodium channel protein Nach: protein MGHSFSFGFKTRTVTNVIDFDFRLFWLCFVILSWYGSSLLIEAQYRAFQNNPISFVVETTYKDWNTRFPSIAVCENDNSIRIENVSDSLWGPDHDFNMEEVLKEISYFKGVTYYTSEYCREDDPLEECFTNNLTYYAGLLRSSCREVMSNCSWNNKSFDCCTYFRPMETEFGTCFVINSIQSREKNPPKYEMTSNRTSRLGMIKFHVTIPVKVYTLNEEEMEEKSKNKKNSCKRIKAILSGYVFRRLITVRNIENDADARFISPEKRKCRYIDENNLQVYPYYSYTACTVQCRKDAQMRLCNCSNFFMPNTPEEEKCNTSGVICMNYHADDITVLKASWSNQKGLYCDCLPSCTEAEISVVKDIKEPNVFKYSTVQIELSSLPSEMYRRNVVRGVLDLVVSTGGTGGLFLGASILSFVELLYILLIRPFCDVYKQRHDDPWHRKFGTRQIQDNHFALNRNIALKKP, encoded by the exons ATGGGTCACTCTTTCAGTTTTGGCTTCAAAACTCGGACG GTAACTAACGttatagattttgattttagGTTATTTTGGCTCTGCTTCGTGATACTATCTTGGTACGGGTCTTCGCTATTGATAGAGGCTCAGTACCGAGCCTTCCAAAACAATCCAATCTCATTTGTCGTGGAGACAACATACAAAGATTGGAACACGCGATTCCCATCAATCGCGGTGTGTGAGAATGATAACTCAATACGCATTGAAAATGTTTCGGACAG TTTATGGGGTCCAGATCATGATTTTAATATGGAAGAGGTTCTTAAagaaatatcatattttaaagGAGTAACATATTATACATCTGAGTACTGTCGCGAAGATGACCCATTGGAAGAATgttttactaataatttaacttattatgcCGGTTTG CTTCGAAGTTCATGTCGAGAAGTTATGTCCAACTGTTCCTGGAACAACAAGAGCTTTGACTGTTGCACATACTTCAGGCCTATGGAAACGGAATTTGGCACGTGTTTTGTTATAAACTCTATTCAAAGCAG AGAAAAAAATCCACCTAAATATGAAATGACCAGCAACAGAACTAGTCGTCTAGGAATGATAAAGTTTCACGTGACGATACCAGTGAAAGTTTACACATTGAATGAGGAAGAG ATGGAAgagaaaagtaaaaataaaaaaaattcttgcaAACGCATCAAAGCAATTTTATCTGGTTATGTTTTTAGACGTCTCATAACGGTGAGGAATATCGAGAACGATGCAGACGCTAGATTTATATCTCCAGAAAAGAGAAAATGCCGTTACATAGATGAAAACAATTTGCAAGTGTACCCATACTATTCGTACACTGCCTGCACAGTTCAGTGCAGGAAGGATGCGCAGATGCGTCTGTGCAATTGTTCTAATTTCTTCATGCCGAATACTCCGGAAGAGGAAAAGTGTAACACCAGCGGTGTTATTTGTATGAATTACCACGCCGATGATATAACT GTACTGAAGGCTAGCTGGTCTAATCAGAAAGGATTGTATTGCGATTGTCTTCCATCATGCACTGAGGCTGAAATATCAGTTGTGAAAGACATCAAGGAACccaatgtttttaaatattctacaGTTCAAATAGAACTCTCGTCGTTACCTAGTGAGATGTATAGAAGGAACGTTGTACGTGGTGTACTGGATTTAGTAG TATCCACGGGAGGTACAGGCGGCCTCTTTTTAGGCGCCAGCATATTGAGTTTTGTCGAGCTACTGTACATTCTGCTAATAAGGCCGTTCTGCGACGTATACAAGCAACGACACGATGATCCTTGGCATAGAAAGTTTGGAACTAGACAGATTCAAGACAACCATTTTGCACTAAACCGGAACATTGCCTTGAAGAAACCATAA
- the LOC112044444 gene encoding uncharacterized protein LOC112044444, with amino-acid sequence MCDKCSEAKFLVSEENAIKILRKCKQINKHALFKSYSIRKASEKMLGFLSDYWKLEILYATCNDQIQSVSFFIKSISKTNSSKAKMVRELKLLDKELIFYTVIREKINLLDVEPWSAELIMTLNEAVVLEDLNFLQYTTRNKHETFDQQHTLIALQALARFHAGTFVYEEKKRKHLKEYVINDEHEEVLNRGGYMKSDPWFTQCMIGALEAIKSFSKYNMIPQTLREIENKWAKVWDLALDFSHDSNEYRNVICHRDLWNNNIMFRYKEVNGKLVPDNCVFVDFQAVTCQPPAGDVMLLLICNLDPKFREENMTNFLKFYYQELKDILARYNVTITDIMPFDQFLSSCEKYKLWGLVITACLVPQFWVDDDLTLTYFSDTVSFREILTEDKGSFIKNMMASNDDYRNKVMQVFEEIVDAYCLDKKDL; translated from the exons atgtgtgacaAATGCAGTGAAGCAAAGTTCTTAGTATCGGAGGAAAATGCAATTAAAATCTTAAGAAAgtgtaaacaaattaataaacatgCCCTTTTTAAAAGTTATAGCATACGAAAAGCTAGTGAAAAGATGTTAGGATTTTTATCAGATTATTGGAAACTCGAAATTCTATATGCCACTTGTAACGATCAAATTCAATCTgtgagtttttttataaaatcgatatctaaaactaattcaTCCAAAGCTAAGATGGTAAGGGAGTTAAAACTTCTTGATaaagaattaatattttacactgTTATCagagaaaaaattaatttactgg ATGTTGAACCCTGGAGTGCTGAGCTCATAATGACACTCAATGAAGCAGTGGTTTTAGAAGATTTGAATTTTCTTCAATATACAACAAGAAACAAACACGAAACATTCGACCAACAACACACCTTGATAGCTTTACAAGCACTAGCGCGATTCCACGCTGGGACATTTGTTTATGAAGAGAAGAAACGCAAACATTTAAAGGAATACGTTATAAATGACGAACACGAAGAAGTTCTTAATAGAGGTGGTTATATGAAATCCGATCCATGGTTTACACAATGCATGATTGGCGCGTTAGAAGCTATCAAATCCTTTTCTAAATACAATATGATTCCTCAAACTCTGAGAGAAATTGAAAACAAATGGGCAAAAGTTTGGGATTTAGCTCTTGATTTTAGCCACGACTCAAACGAGTATCGCAATGTGATTTGCCATCGTGATTTgtggaataataatattatgtttcgTTATAAAGAAGTTAATGGAAAACTAGTACCAGACAATTGCGTGTTCGTCGATTTTCAAGCAGTGACATGTCAACCGCCCGCAGGCGATGTCATGTTACTTCTAATTTGTAACTTGGATCCTAAATTTCGCGAAGAAAATATGACaaattttttgaagttttattaTCAAGAATTAAAAGATATTCTTGCTCGTTATAATGTAACAATCACAGATATTATGCCTTTTGATCAATTTCTAAGCTCGTGTGAGAAGTACAAACTGTGGGGCCTTGTAATAACTGCATGTCTAGTACCACAGTTTTGGGTTGATGATGATCTTACGTTGACTTATTTTAGTGATACTGTTAGTTTTAGAGAAATACTAACAGAAGATAAAGGttcgtttattaaaaatatgatggCAAGTAATGATGATTATAGAAACAAAGTTATGCAGGTGTTTGAAGAGATTGTCGATGCTTATTGTCTTGACAAAAAAGActtgtaa
- the LOC112044447 gene encoding uncharacterized protein LOC112044447 has product MELLSETDIQTIHKKCSLSKKNIQKWYITDYSDNLVGYLGEHLSLFFETESERRKFFIKCVPRFNSFRANYVRETAFFNKEYIMLSKLFQNFRDNDGLQKWRPKLLYVKEELFVFEDVTEMGYIMPSNLSTLMYDEILATIAALARFHAQSWIHEEEKSIELDRPYRLWEDYADYLSEPERGQPWRDTGMRAVIDFLKVYSKFRTKHNFEEIVNVKIPELYKIAEKLMKPSIKYRNVVVHRDVWSNNIFLKTLDNGKMHALLVDYQTVLYCAPAIDLSALIYLNTTKQFRLKYTKKMIDFYYEVLCAELELEDIDITSMISKCNFVESYTESLAFGMTQAALVIPMIAMSDDQRKEIFDNPETNAVLSEVSRSQEFIDVAKVNKTYKNRVIELFDDIVETFCIHQ; this is encoded by the exons ATGGAACTACTGAGtgagacagacatacaaacaatACACAAAAAATGTTcactatcaaaaaaaaatattcagaaatGGTATATCACAGACTACTCAGATAATCTTGTAGGATATTTGGGAGAACATctgagtttattttttgaaactgAATCGGAAAGAAGAAAGTTCTTTATAAAATGTGTGCCAAGGTTCAACTCATTTAGGGCCAACTATGTACGGGAAACTGCTTTTTTTAACAAGGAGTATATAATGTTGagtaaattatttcaaaacttTCGAGATAATGATG gATTGCAAAAGTGGCGTCCTAAACTATTATACGTAAAAGAGGAACTGTTTGTGTTCGAAGATGTCACAGAAATGGGTTATATAATGCCGAGTAACCTTAGTACTTTAATGTACGATGAGATTCTAGCAACTATAGCTGCATTAGCTAGATTTCACGCGCAGTCTTGGATTCACGAAGAAGAAAAAAGCATAGAACTAGACAGACCTTACAGATTGTGGGAAGACTATGCTGATTACCTGTCAGAGCCTGAAAGAGGTCAGCCATGGCGTGACACGGGAATGAGAGCCGTTATAGATTTCCTTAAGGTTTATTCCAAGTTTCGTACAAAACATAATTTTGAGGAAATCGTAAATGTAAAGATTCCCGAGTTATACAAAATTGCCGAGAAACTTATGAAACCCAGTATCAAGTACAGAAATGTCGTTGTCCATCGCGATGTTtggtctaataatatttttctcaaaacTCTTGATAATGGCAAGATGCATGCGTTATTAGTCGACTATCAAACAGTTTTATACTGCGCCCCTGCGATTGACTTGTCTGCtttgatatatttaaatactacAAAGCAGTTTAGGCTTAAATATACGAAGAAAATGATTGACTTTTACTATGAAGTGCTTTGTGCTGAATTGGAATTGGAAGATATTGATATTACTTCAATGATTAGCaaatgtaatttcgttgaatcATATACGGAAAGCCTGGCATTTGGAATGACTCAAGCTGCTTTGGTAATTCCTATGATCGCTATGAGTGATGATCAGAGAAAGGAAATTTTTGATAATCCTGAAACTAATGCGGTGTTAAGTGAAGTTTCTCGAAGCCAAGAATTTATTGACGTAGCTAAAGTAaacaaaacatataaaaatcGAGTAATTGAACTCTTTGATGATATAGTGGAAACGTTTTGTATACATCAATAA
- the LOC112044443 gene encoding WD repeat-containing protein 75, with amino-acid sequence MGVKSNDEPLSTKYVFNRKAGRSIIERRPVFSPDGEYIILIVENVARVYNIQTGDCTRTLETEGSINELVAVQFPEDEDYNLCGCSDNGLVTTWTWEQGAVLREVQLQIPNSAKVCTFNVIDSNECFIISYDHSIDKVYTATHSLKNGSLLYDYIQRKLKYFEIMCVAIGWCQGDRFAAFSNGTSTLHIQNLKHPHMKTELMNFNGFRILSVAAHHREPMIAITDTLGRVTVIRGNLYDTRNIGREVLHWHCLPTFASCFSTQGNYLITGGVEKVLVKWTLGNLADRANQKAFIPRLPGIIRYITANSNHIAITLSNNSVVIASAIMRVVTTILECGGLSPVGRVLGASLVYYRPSKALLMPGRTGHLQLYSTTTDKVLYNIDVTQMNSLTSERQNLIPLEVEVTCAAICATGSWLVTSEYRNDGTNYPEEQLKFFAAKHNSSPFKLNTSVNLSHGGCRVVSLALNNRGQFCVSSGTDQKFRIWKRGTTDDRRKKIVWYCLTTCYYSSGIAHFLGNPVLNKFKTSENLHPNEIKDYPYMKDITRDDLVKRIFNIHKHEGESLADKQVVGSKGSGNNEFSMAGVAISQDGSLIAAWFGSKLTLWDTHLCNLRTTLSHPALQPKGVHVQFGNKDAAHYLVCTTNKCLAVWSLLSLTIKWMVQIETTCLVADPYSNKMAMITTDNDIYVFTPHNSTPIFVQRTVGMGIKHCAFGSSKDDDVCLYVMTDTSEIYCLEPETTEEGRLEVLTQSNLPASKFSALIAEQSLYDVTSTTNSVTQELNKAALGNTAVSQFLSAAPHMVPPVSLLCPLFLQHISGYKEIEQTEEEEPPMEVDPQTSDDEDVQVKSTHAPKPAQLWAPSYDTIKQKRLGKILREPLLNLSMTSSLFNV; translated from the exons atgggTGTTAAATCCAACGATGAACCGCTCTCcactaaatatgtttttaacagAAAAGCTGGCCGAAGTATAATAGAACGTCGACCTGTATTTTCACCGGATGGAGA atatataattttaattgttgaAAATGTGGCAAGAGTATACAACATTCAAACGGGTGACTGCACTCGCACGCTTGAAACTGAAGGGTCTATCAATGAGCTAGTGGCGGTACAGTTTCCTGAAGATGAAGATTACAATTTGTGTGGTTGTTCTGACAATGGTCTTGTCACAACATGGACTTGGGAGCAAGGGGCTGTACTTCGAGAAGTT cAACTCCAAATCCCAAATTCAGCAAAAGTGTGcacatttaatgtaatagaCAGCAATGAATGTTTCATCATTAGTTATGACCATAGTATAGACAAAGTTTATACTGCAACACACTCTCTTAAAAATGGTAGCTTATTATATGACTATATTCAGAGgaaattaaagtattttgagattATGTGTGTTGCTATTGGTTGGTGTCAAGGTGACAGATTTGCAGCCTTCTCCAATGGAACTAGTACACTGCACATTCAGAATCTAAAACACCCACATATGAAAACAGA attGATGAACTTCAATGGATTCAGAATTTTATCAGTAGCAGCTCATCACAGGGAGCCTATGATTGCTATAACCGACACATTGGGGAGAGTAACAGTCATCCGAGGAAATCTATATGACACTCGCAATATAGGCAGAGAAGTTTTACACTGGCATTGTTTGCCGACATTTGCATCATGTTTTTCCACACAGG GCAATTATTTGATTACTGGTGGCGTGGAGAAGGTGTTGGTCAAATGGACACTAGGCAACTTAGCGGACAGAGCTAATCAGAAGGCTTTCATCCCGAGGTTGCCTGGCATCATACGATACATTACAGCCAACAGTAACCACATTGCTATAACACTTTCCAACAACT CCGTGGTTATAGCCAGTGCAATAATGCGAGTGGTAACCACAATCCTCGAATGTGGAGGACTGTCTCCAGTAGGCAGAGTGCTGGGAGCTTCGCTGGTGTACTATCGGCCCTCGAAGGCTTTGCTGATGCCGGGCAGGACGGGACACTTGCAGCTCTACTCCACCACTACTGATAAAGTTCTCTACaat ATTGATGTAACACAAATGAACAGTCTTACTTCCGAAAGACAGAACCTTATACCTTTGGAAGTGGAAGTTACGTGTGCTGCGATCTGTGCCACCGGGTCCTGGCTGGTGACATCAGAATACAGGAATGACGGCACCAATTATCCCGAGGAACAGCTAAAGTTTTTTGCTGCAAAGCACAACTCTTCACCATTCAAATTAAATACATCAGTGAATTTATCACATGGAGGTTGCAGGGTTGTGTCTTTAGCACTAAACAATAGAGGTCAATTTTGCGTATCATCGGGCACAGACCAAAAATTCAGGATATGGAAACGTGGTACTACGGATGATAGACGGAAAAAGATAGTGTGGTACTGCCTCACAACCTGCTATTACTCATCAGGCATAGCCCATTTTCTCGGGAATCCGGTTTTGAACAAATTCAAAACCAGTGAAAATCTCCACccaaatgaaattaaagactATCCATATATGAAGGATATTACACGTGATGACCTTGTGAAGAgaatttttaacatacacaaGCATGAGGGAGAGTCTCTCGCAGATAAACAAGTTGTTGGTAGCAAAGGTTCAGGCAATAACGAGTTTTCGATGGCCGGTGTGGCGATATCGCAGGACGGCTCGTTGATCGCCGCGTGGTTCGGAAGTAAACTTACTCTGTGGGACACGCATCTGTGCAATCTACGGACAACACTGTCACATCCAGCACTGCAGCCGAAAGGCGTCCATGTGCAGTTTGGAAATAAGGACGCTGCCCATTAT CTTGTTTGTACAACCAACAAATGCTTGGCAGTCTGGAGTCTTTTGTCTCTGACAATCAAATGGATGGTTCAGATTGAGACAACATGCCTGGTGGCTGATCCTTATAGCAACAAAATGGCCATGATCACCACAGATAACGata tatacGTTTTTACTCCTCACAATTCAACACCAATATTTGTACAACGTACGGTGGGCATGGGCATTAAGCATTGTGCGTTTGGTTCTTCCAAGGATGACGATGTGTGCCTGTATGTGATGACTGATACTTCT GAGATCTACTGCTTAGAACCCGAGACAACAGAAGAAGGCCGCTTAGAAGTGTTAACGCAGAGCAACCTTCCCGCATCCAAGTTCAGCGCGCTCATAGCCGAGCAGAGCCTATATGACGTCACGTCCACCACTAACTCCGTCACACAGGAGTTGAATAAGGCTGCCCTTGGGAACACGGCCGTTTCTCAG tttcTATCCGCCGCTCCTCACATGGTGCCTCCAGTGAGTTTGCTGTGTCCACTATTCCTGCAACATATATCGGGATACAAAGAAATCGAGCAAACGGAGGAAGAAGAACCCCCAATGGAAGTCGACCCTCAGACCAGCGATGACGAAGACGTACAAGTTAAGTCTACACATGCTCCTAAACCTGCCCAGCTGTGGGCACCAAGCTACGATACAATTAAGCAAAAAAGATTAGGGAAAATACTAAGAGAAccattattaaatttaagtatGACATCATCATTGTTTAACGTTTGA
- the LOC112044471 gene encoding acylphosphatase-1-like encodes MATNKKAGLTTTDFEVFGKVQGVYFRKHTQKKAIELGLKGWVMNTAQGTVIGQLQGQLGAIEDMKVWLQKVGSPKSKIEKVAFRNEGPIASCAFRTFEIRR; translated from the coding sequence ATGGCTACAAATAAGAAGGCTGGTCTAACAACCACTGATTTTGAGGTATTCGGAAAAGTTCAAGGTGTTTATTTTCGGAAACATACCCAGAAGAAAGCCATCGAACTTGGCTTAAAAGGATGGGTCATGAATACGGCTCAAGGGACTGTCATTGGACAACTACAGGGTCAACTGGGTGCAATTGAAGATATGAAAGTATGGCTGCAGAAAGTAGGAAGCCCCAAGTCCAAAATCGAAAAGGTTGCGTTTAGAAACGAGGGACCGATAGCCAGTTGCGCGTTTAGGACCTTTGAGATTCGACGATAA